A portion of the Chloroflexota bacterium genome contains these proteins:
- a CDS encoding diacylglycerol kinase family protein, whose amino-acid sequence MKENNIHLVLAVFDGQDSAETAVQQLPKRDRNVVSVVVMRKDAGGQVSFHDIGRTPRRGTITGVILGGVIGLLTGGTGLALGVLGGAIGHHHAKEKQAVNVMPDQLNKVAGSLGPDSSAIIAVVKGEPRAQSIAVIKEMGGDIFEATIPQEASDQLDEQADEAYAILLAALAEKAGGAAKTTVPYQKIHVVINPVSGKDQPIINILNDVFYRHGVEWDISITRKFGDATEFAHKAAEAGNDLVVGYGGDGTQHEIANGVMGTGVPMGVLPGGTGNGFGNEMGIPTELRPAVEILCTSFNQRKIDIVQLEDGSYFVQRLFTGIEPEEQTSREDKDKYGTLAYLARDIKRLGEIRDIEYTLKIDGEEIVIMGNKCYVVNSAKAGTGLSISEKFKVDDGYLDVFMLSRDKKSTDAALNRFFNLENEKAGMYYWRGQEIEIDAEIDQPVWTDGEYSRRTPVSMKVITAGLTVAVPQEER is encoded by the coding sequence GTGAAAGAGAATAACATCCATTTAGTTTTAGCCGTATTTGATGGGCAGGATAGTGCAGAAACGGCCGTGCAGCAGTTACCCAAACGAGACCGAAATGTGGTCTCGGTCGTGGTCATGCGAAAAGACGCTGGTGGACAAGTGAGCTTCCACGACATCGGGCGCACCCCACGCCGGGGCACCATAACCGGCGTCATCCTGGGTGGCGTCATCGGTTTGCTAACTGGCGGCACCGGTCTGGCATTAGGCGTTCTGGGAGGTGCAATCGGCCATCATCACGCCAAAGAGAAACAAGCGGTCAACGTGATGCCTGACCAACTAAATAAGGTTGCCGGTTCCCTGGGGCCGGATTCGTCGGCCATTATCGCTGTCGTCAAAGGTGAGCCAAGAGCCCAATCTATCGCCGTGATCAAAGAAATGGGGGGCGATATTTTTGAAGCAACGATTCCTCAAGAAGCATCCGATCAACTTGATGAGCAGGCAGACGAAGCGTATGCCATACTGCTGGCAGCCCTGGCTGAGAAAGCGGGAGGTGCAGCGAAAACGACCGTTCCTTACCAGAAGATCCACGTCGTCATCAACCCCGTATCCGGCAAAGATCAGCCCATCATCAATATTTTGAATGACGTTTTCTACCGTCACGGCGTTGAATGGGACATCAGCATCACCAGGAAATTTGGTGACGCCACCGAATTCGCCCACAAAGCGGCCGAAGCCGGTAACGATCTGGTGGTTGGTTATGGTGGCGACGGCACCCAACATGAGATCGCCAATGGCGTCATGGGTACGGGTGTACCCATGGGCGTGCTGCCTGGCGGCACCGGCAACGGCTTTGGCAATGAAATGGGCATTCCCACCGAACTGAGACCTGCCGTTGAAATTCTTTGCACCAGCTTCAACCAGCGCAAAATCGATATCGTGCAGCTGGAAGACGGTTCCTATTTCGTCCAGCGCCTCTTCACCGGCATCGAGCCGGAAGAACAGACCAGTCGAGAGGACAAGGACAAGTACGGTACCCTAGCCTACCTGGCCCGCGACATCAAACGTCTTGGTGAAATTCGGGACATCGAATATACCCTGAAAATAGATGGTGAAGAGATCGTAATCATGGGAAATAAATGTTACGTCGTCAACTCTGCAAAAGCCGGGACGGGCCTCTCCATCAGCGAAAAATTCAAGGTGGATGATGGCTACCTGGACGTGTTCATGCTCAGTCGAGATAAAAAAAGCACCGATGCCGCCCTCAACCGCTTCTTTAACCTCGAAAATGAAAAAGCAGGCATGTACTACTGGCGCGGGCAGGAAATCGAAATTGATGCCGAAATAGACCAACCGGTGTGGACAGATGGCGAATATTCCAGGCGAACACCTGTTTCGATGAAGGTGATAACGGCTGGGTTGACGGTAGCGGTGCCGCAAGAGGAAAGGTGA